In Cryptosporangium minutisporangium, the genomic stretch GTGCCGGGCCCGCACGTCGTCCGGGTGCTCCAAGCGTTCCAGGCCGAACGCAGCGATCGATTCGAGCAGCCGGTACCGCGGACGGTCGTCCTCGTCGAACACCACCAGCGACCGGTCCACCAGCGTCGTCAGCGTGTCGAGGTCCGCGGCGCACACCTCGGCCGCTGCCTCCGCGGTGCATCCGTCGCTGAACACCGCGAGCCGGGCCAGGACCTGCCGATGCGCGTCCGGGAGCAGGTCCCAGCTCCAGCCGATCACCGCGGTGAGCGCCCGCTGCCGGGACGGCAGGTCGCGGGTCGTCGCGGTCAGGAGCGAGAACCGGTCGTCGAGCCGCTCGACGACACCGGCGAGGCCGAGGGCCCGCACCCGGGTGGCGGCCAGCTCCAGCGCGAGCGGCAGCCCGTCCAGGCGTCGGCAGAGCTGCGCGACCGCCGGCGCGGTGCGCTCGTCGAGGCGGAACGTGCGCTGCTGCGCCGCGGCCCTGGCGGTGAAGAGCCGGGCCGCGGCGGACCGCCGGACGGCGTCGACGTCGTACTCGTCGTCCGGCAGGGGCAGCGGCGGGACCTCCCAGAGGACCTCGCCGGTCAGCCCGAGCGGCTCCCGGCTGGTGGCCAGCACCCGCACGCCCGGGGCGTCGCGCAGGAGGTGTCCGACCAGGTCGGCCGCGGCGTCCAGGACGTGCTCGCAGTTGTCGAGCACGAGCAGCAGGTCTCGGCTGCGGAGTGCGGTGGTCAGGCGGTCTGCGGCGGTCACCGGGGAGCCGGGGGGCTCGTGCACGTCCAGGGCGGTCAGCACCCGGTCGACGACGCCGGGGTCGCCCGGCGGCAGCGGGGCCAGCTCGACCAGGTGGACGCCGTCCGGGTAGCTCTGCCCGCGCGCGACCTCGGTGGCCAGGCGCGTCTTGCCGACGCCACCCGGCCCGACCAGCGTCACCAGCCGCCGGGCCGGAACCAGGTGCCGCAGCTCGGCGAGTGCCTCGCCGCGGCCGACCAGCTCGTCCAGCCGGGCCGGCAGGCTGTTGCGGATCCGGGCCGCGGCCGGTGGCGGCGGCGCCGGTGCCGGGCTGAGCTCCGAATCCTGCGCGAGCAGCTTGCCGTGCAGCGCGACGAGTTCCGGGCTCGGGTCGAGGCCCAGCTCCTCGGCGAGGCGTTCGCGCAAGTCGGCGTAGCTGTCCAGGGCTTCGGCCTGGCGTCCGGCGGCGTAGAGCGCCCGGATGTGCAGCGCGCGGAGCCCCTCCCGCAACGGGTGCCGGGCGACCAGCTCGGCGAGGTCGGCGGCGACCAGGTCGTGCTCACCGCGGGCCAGCCGGGCGGCGGCGAGTTTCTCCTGCGCGACGAGGCGCTGCTCGGTCAGCCGGGTCGCCTCGGCACGGACGCACTCGGAGTCGGCCAGGTCGGCGTAAGCGTCACCGCGCCACAGCGCCAGGGCGGCGCTCAGCGACTCGACGTCGGACCCGGCGGCCAGCGCCGCGAACCGGTCGGCGTCGACGACGGTGGTCCGCAGCACGTACCCCGGGGCGCGGGACTCCACCAGGTCCTTGCCGCCCGGCTCGGCGTCGCCCAATGCCTTACGCAGCTGCGAGACGCGGACCTGCAGCGCACCCGCGGGGTTCGCGGGCGCGTCCGCGCCCCACAGGTCGTCGATCAGCCGGTCGGCGGAGACCACGTGGTTGCGGTTGGTGAGCAGGTCCGCGAGCAGCAGGCGGACCTTCGCACCCGGGACGGCGACCGGCGCACCGCCGTCGGTGGTGACCGCGAGCGGCCCGAGCACTCCGAACTGCACGCGATCACCCTTCGACGCAGAAGCCGGTCGGAAGCGAATCGTAAGGGGCCGGGCCCACTCTTCGGACATGAAGCTCTACTACGAAGACCACGGCCAGGCCGACGGATGCCCGCTGGTGCTCGTCCACGGCGCGCTGTCCGGCATCGACACCTCGTTCGGCGCGATCCTGCCGCTGCTGGCGAAGCACCGACGGGTGATCGCCGTCGAACTGCAGGCGCACGGGCACACGCCGGACGCCGACCGCCCGCTGACCGTCGAGCACTGCGCGGACGACGTCGTCGAGCTGCTCGACCGACTCGGGGTCCCGGCGGCGGACGTGTTCGGCTGGAGCATGGGCGCGGCGGTCGCGCTGCGGCTCGGCACCGCCCACCCCGAGCGGGTCCGGCGGCTGGTGCTCGCATCGGTGAGCATCACCGACGACGGCCTGTACCCCGGGCTGCTGGACGGCATCGCCGACCTCGAACCGGAGCACCTGCACGGCTCGGAGCTGCACGAGGAGTACGTGCGGACCGCCCCCGACCCGGCCGGCTTCGCCGAGCTGGTGACGAAGGTGAAGGCGCTGGACGCGAACCTCCCGCAGTGGACGTCCGCGGAGGTGCGGGCGCTCGCCGCGCCGACGCTGCTGGTGCTCGGGGACGCCGACATCGTCCGGCCGGAGCACTGCGTGGAGCTGTTCCGGCTGCTCGGCGGCGGGGTCCCCGGCGACGTCGTGGAGATGCCCGCCTGCCGGCTGGCGATCCTGCCCGGCACCTCGCACACGATGGTCCCCCACCGCGCCGAGTGGCTCGCTCCGATGATCCACGAGTTCCTCGACTGATCCGCGCGGGTCAGCGGCGAGTAACCGCCAGGCCGACCAGTAACAGGGCACCCCAGAGCGCGAACAGCGGATCCCACAGCAGCGCGTGACCGAGCATGCTCGCCCGGTCGACCGGTTCGTCCGTCGAGATCCAGCCCAGGAGCACGGCGCCGGCCACCACCGTGTTGACCCCGCCGTACACCACGAGCAACGCTCCCCCGGCCCAGCTCAGCGCCCGGACCGGCCGGCGGAGCCGCGGGAACCGGCCCCGCTCGACCAGGAGCGGCACGACGGCACCGGCCGCCTTGACGAGCGCGACGGTCCCGATGGTCAGCAGCAGCGTCCCGGCGCCCATCCCGCGCAGTTCGTCGGCGAGCGCGCCCACGGTGTCGAGCAGCCAGGTGCCCCCGAGCGCCCAGTACGCGCTGAAGGCCGCGTGCACCAGCCCGGCGACGCACGCCGCGACGAACCATTTCACTGCTGCTCCTCCGGGCCCTCGGCGCGGGGCTCCGGGCGCTCGGCGCGGGGCAGGGAGGCGCCGACCCCGTGCAC encodes the following:
- a CDS encoding BTAD domain-containing putative transcriptional regulator — protein: MQFGVLGPLAVTTDGGAPVAVPGAKVRLLLADLLTNRNHVVSADRLIDDLWGADAPANPAGALQVRVSQLRKALGDAEPGGKDLVESRAPGYVLRTTVVDADRFAALAAGSDVESLSAALALWRGDAYADLADSECVRAEATRLTEQRLVAQEKLAAARLARGEHDLVAADLAELVARHPLREGLRALHIRALYAAGRQAEALDSYADLRERLAEELGLDPSPELVALHGKLLAQDSELSPAPAPPPPAAARIRNSLPARLDELVGRGEALAELRHLVPARRLVTLVGPGGVGKTRLATEVARGQSYPDGVHLVELAPLPPGDPGVVDRVLTALDVHEPPGSPVTAADRLTTALRSRDLLLVLDNCEHVLDAAADLVGHLLRDAPGVRVLATSREPLGLTGEVLWEVPPLPLPDDEYDVDAVRRSAAARLFTARAAAQQRTFRLDERTAPAVAQLCRRLDGLPLALELAATRVRALGLAGVVERLDDRFSLLTATTRDLPSRQRALTAVIGWSWDLLPDAHRQVLARLAVFSDGCTAEAAAEVCAADLDTLTTLVDRSLVVFDEDDRPRYRLLESIAAFGLERLEHPDDVRARHAAYFTALAERADPELRGPRQGEWLARLDAETANFAAALEHGGGLRLANALTWYWFLRGRLTEARRALAVDGDAVQEARAVPWRLGFAVLQGAPVSPDELRKVVAGCADDRSAWFVGAAALERSELALADELLPAEPADRWTDAAAASTRAMIAHATGDLAALERWATRSARLFTELEDRWGQLRASDWLGGLAEMRGDHAAAAAVHQEGLRSAEALALWPEAAGKLSWLAWLAVQTRDNARGVELAERAYRLAREQGTDSVLVFAQLSLGIAARRSGALDVAVEHLTRLAERGRAEAQPALYLPMILVELGYAAEQRGDPDAGMALHREAFGVVQAFAVAQGMELPRDAAAVVEAMASAAAALGSPEAWSLLLGAAAASRSPLEAPAAPAERDEIARVAERLTETLGPDRFATLTADGRTLSLEQAVQPL
- a CDS encoding alpha/beta fold hydrolase encodes the protein MKLYYEDHGQADGCPLVLVHGALSGIDTSFGAILPLLAKHRRVIAVELQAHGHTPDADRPLTVEHCADDVVELLDRLGVPAADVFGWSMGAAVALRLGTAHPERVRRLVLASVSITDDGLYPGLLDGIADLEPEHLHGSELHEEYVRTAPDPAGFAELVTKVKALDANLPQWTSAEVRALAAPTLLVLGDADIVRPEHCVELFRLLGGGVPGDVVEMPACRLAILPGTSHTMVPHRAEWLAPMIHEFLD
- a CDS encoding DUF3995 domain-containing protein — its product is MKWFVAACVAGLVHAAFSAYWALGGTWLLDTVGALADELRGMGAGTLLLTIGTVALVKAAGAVVPLLVERGRFPRLRRPVRALSWAGGALLVVYGGVNTVVAGAVLLGWISTDEPVDRASMLGHALLWDPLFALWGALLLVGLAVTRR